From uncultured Pseudodesulfovibrio sp.:
GAACCTTGGAAATAAAGTGTCTGAGCATGGCCTCCGTGACCTCGAAGTCGGCGATAACGCCGTCCTTCATGGGTCTGATGGCCACGATGTTACCGGGTGTGCGACCGAGCATTTTTTTTGCTTCGGCGCCCACTGCCAGTACGGTTTTGTCACCCCGTGAATTTTTCTTCACGGCAACGACGGACGGTTCGGACAGCATAACTCCCTTGCCTTTGACATAGACCAGCGTGTTGGCTGTGCCTAGGTCGATGGCAAGATCATTGGAGAAAGAGCCGATGATTCTGTTGAGCAGGTTACCCATGTATCCCCCGGTCAATGCGAAACTTTTATGAAATCCCTGTGTGTGGTGCGCGCTTCCCAAGAGAGGGCAAGTGCGCTAGCGTACGTTTTCAACAGAAGATTCGTACCAAATGAAACCCAGTCAGGCAATACGCCAAGCATGGTTTGACGGCTTTTTCTCAACTTTTTCTAAAAAAAAGATGCATCGTACCTTTTCACTCTCCACATATATGCGCCAACGGTTTGGGCAACGTGTTCAGAAAATTCCTCTGGACGCGGGCTTCTCGTGTCCGAATCGTGATGGAACGATTTCACGAAAAGGGTGTGTCTTTTGCAACCCTCTCGGGTCGGGTTCCGGCATGCGAGAACGCGGTTTGTCTCTCGCCGAACAATGGGCTTTTTGGCGTGATATCCATCTGGGAACACATGGGATCGAACTTTATACCGCTTATTTGCAATCCTATTCCAACACCTATGGGCCGTTAGAGAAACTGGCACAGACATTAACCGCGCTTGATGGTTTGCCCGGCCTGAAATCCCTCGCCCTTGGGACACGTCCCGACTGTCTGGATGCGGAAAAGCTTGACCTTCTGGCCGAGCAAAAAGAGGCGTTGGGGTTGGCAGAGGTCGTTTTGGAACTCGGGCTGCAGTCTTCCAACAATGAAACTCTTATTCACATAAATCGTGGGCATGACGCTGCGGTCTTTGCCGAGGCCACGGAAGCAGCTGTTGCGCGAGGGGTGAAAGTCGTGGCTCATGTCATGGCTGGATTGCCGATTCCGCAAGGTCGCGAGGGGCAGGAAGAGCTTTTGGCAACCATAGAGTATCTCGATGCGCTTCCGATTCATGGCATCAAGTTTCACAACGTGTATGTATGCCGGGGAACGCAGTTGGCGCGGTGGTTTGAAGATGGACAATATGTGCCCATGAAGCAGTTGGAATTTTTGGAGAATCTGTCCGAGGCAATCATGCATCTTGATCCGAAAATAGTCATTCATCGCCTTAACGGAAAT
This genomic window contains:
- a CDS encoding TIGR01212 family radical SAM protein (This family includes YhcC from E. coli K-12, an uncharacterized radical SAM protein.); the protein is MHRTFSLSTYMRQRFGQRVQKIPLDAGFSCPNRDGTISRKGCVFCNPLGSGSGMRERGLSLAEQWAFWRDIHLGTHGIELYTAYLQSYSNTYGPLEKLAQTLTALDGLPGLKSLALGTRPDCLDAEKLDLLAEQKEALGLAEVVLELGLQSSNNETLIHINRGHDAAVFAEATEAAVARGVKVVAHVMAGLPIPQGREGQEELLATIEYLDALPIHGIKFHNVYVCRGTQLARWFEDGQYVPMKQLEFLENLSEAIMHLDPKIVIHRLNGNPQKGELLAPDWAANMRGMHNAIRAYFKENDVWQGKKNGAENGPPKWFSPDFERGRLS